The proteins below come from a single Necator americanus strain Aroian chromosome V, whole genome shotgun sequence genomic window:
- a CDS encoding hypothetical protein (NECATOR_CHRV.G20434.T2) — protein MDVQWIAMLLTLLYVNSHVLHYESSIAHRAAREADEDPYGGEDDQNKDNEEKPAKENPSTSSSSLFQGTTTTKRPADDKSSASTTTSPTTSESTTTSSTSTTTSTTPKPENCEDKLNPKTQVSDCPRVQYLCYNPIYSKLMIEQCPKTCRKCKDSASDDSPSPNKNCVDKTNPRTQTSDCSRLTYLCENPIYYNLMTDQCPYTCKRCT, from the exons ATGGACGTTCAGTGGATTGCGATGCTACTCACTCTGTTGTATGTGAACTCCCATGTTCTACACTACGAAAGTTCTATAGCACACC GAGCTGCACGCGAAGCAGATGAGGATCCATATGGCGGGGAAGACGACCAAAATAAAGATAACGAGGAAAAACCCGCAAAAGAAAATCCCTCCACTTCGTCGAGCTCGTTATTTCAag GTACTACAACGACGAAACGGCCAGCTGATGACAAAAGTTCTGCTTCAACAACAACGTCTCCTACAACTTCCGAATCGACTACTACAAGTTCAACTTCAACAACAACTTCTACGACTCCAAAACCTGAGA ATTGTGAAGACAAACTGAATCCGAAAACTCAAGTCTCAGATTGTCCACGAGTACAGTATCTATGCTACAATCCGATATATTCTAAATTAATGATCGAACAATGCCCGAAGACATGCAGAAAATGCAAAGATTCTGCTTCAGACGATTCGCCATCGCCAAACAAAA ACTGTGTTGACAAAACGAATCCACGGACTCAGACGTCAGATTGTTCAAGACTCACATATCTATGCGAGAATCCCATTTATTACAATTTGATGACAGATCAGTGCCCATACACTTGCAAGAGATGCACCTAA